The following proteins come from a genomic window of Panthera leo isolate Ple1 chromosome E2, P.leo_Ple1_pat1.1, whole genome shotgun sequence:
- the NUTF2 gene encoding nuclear transport factor 2: protein MGDKPIWEQIGSSFIQHYYQLFDNDRTQLGAIYIDASCLTWEGQQFQGKAAIVEKLSSLPFQKIQHSITAQDHQPTPDSCIISMVVGQLKADEDPIMGFHQMFLLKNINDAWVCTNDMFRLALHNFG from the exons ATGGGAGACAAGCCAATTTGGGAGCAGATTGGATCCAGCTTCATTCAACATTACTACCAGTTATTTGATAACGACAGAACCCAACTAGGCGCAATTTAT aTTGACGCATCATGCCTTACGTGGGAAGGACAGCAGTTCCAGGGGAAAGCTGCCATTGTGGAGAAGTTGTCT AGCCTTCCGTTCCAGAAAATCCAGCACAGCATCACGGCGCAGGACCATCAGCCCACGCCAGATAGCTGCATCATCAGCATGGTTGTGGGCCAGCTCAAG GCTGATGAAGACCCCATCATGGGGTTCCACCAGATGTTCCTATTAAAGAACATCAACGATGCTTGGGTTTGCACCAATGACATGTTCAGGCTTGCCCTGCACAACTTCGGCTGA